One Symphalangus syndactylus isolate Jambi chromosome 9, NHGRI_mSymSyn1-v2.1_pri, whole genome shotgun sequence DNA segment encodes these proteins:
- the LOC129490687 gene encoding LOW QUALITY PROTEIN: putative uncharacterized protein FLJ44672 (The sequence of the model RefSeq protein was modified relative to this genomic sequence to represent the inferred CDS: deleted 1 base in 1 codon) encodes MACAGPKRPEVGLTRPSSYLAPRTVSSRHLQAPALPLRRVHRPNSCLTTSTFRPSSWQPLGSSRVSPRSPQAQRSCLGAASAGLAPASRWPPEARLVPRRGLLRPSFSLLASSPGPELLQVGLPRPSCCLQASSPGPALFSRLRPRAQLPPPNSLLLLGSCPAPGGLRRPEASSGPALQARLFPHLTAAFARPALTSQRPSLATLTPGLPPSRIHRPNSCLTTSTFGPAPAQVLAAFVGPRLPYVSLPGPPSASRPPGETRFLPDIGLSRPSCGLTSASTGHVSTCLAAASARSLLRSSSPGPPLCSPRSGLSRPSSRLPTTFPGHARAGLPTASRSPAQASRWPLCAQLMPHGGLSGPNSCPLRGHLPA; translated from the exons ATGGCCTGTGCGGGCCCAAAGCGTCCCGAAGTTGGCctcaccaggcccagctcctACCTGGC GCCCAGAACTGTTTCCAGTCGGCATCTCCAGGCCCCGGCTCTCCCTCTCCGCCGCGTCCACCGGCCCAACTCCTGCCTCACGACAAGCACGTTTCGGCCCAGCTCCTGGCAGCCTTT AGGCTCATCTCGTGTCTCGCCGCGGTCTCCCCAGGCCCAGCGCTCCTGCCTCGGGGCAGCCTCCGCGGGCCTGGCTCCTGCGTCCCGATGGCCTCCTGAGGCCCGGCTCGTGCCACGCCGCGGCCTCTTGAGGCCCAGCTTTTCCCTTCTGGCGTCTTCTCCAGGTCCAGAACTTTTA CAAGTCGGCCTCCCCCGGCCCAGTTGCTGCCTCCAAGCATCCTCTCCGGGCCCAGCTCTTTTCTCACGGCTGCGCCCACGGGCCCAGCTCCCGCCTCCAAACAGCCTCCTGTTACTCGGCTCCTGCCCAGCTCCCGGCGGCCTTCGTAGGCCCGAAGCCTCCTCCGGTCCAGCTCTCCAGGCCCGCCTCTTTCCTCACCTCACAGCGGCCTTTGCACGCCCAGCTCTCACCTCCCAACGACCTTCCCTGGCCACGCTC ACCCCAGGTCTCCCTCCCAGCCGCATCCACCGGCCCAACTCCTGCCTCACGACAAGCACGTTCGGCCCAGCTCCTGCCCAGGTCCTGGCAGCCTTTGTAGGCCCCCGGCTTCCCTACGTCAGCCTTCCAGGCCCACCTTCAGCATCCCGGCCGCCCGGAGAGACCCGGTTCCTGCCTGACATCGGCCTCTCCCGGCCCAGCTGTGGCCTCACCTCGGCCTCCACAGGCCACGTCTCCACCTGCCTCGCGGCAGCCTCG GCCCGAAGCCTCCTCCGGTCCAGCTCTCCAGGCCCGCCTCTTTGCTCGCCTCGCAGCGGCCTTTCCAGGCCCAGCTCTCGCCTCCCGACGACCTTCCCCGGCCACGCTCGTGCCGGCCTCCCGACAGCCTCCAGAAGCCCAGCTCAGGCCTCACGTTGGCCCCTCTGTGCCCAGCTGATGCCTCACGGTGGCCTCTCCGGGCCCAACTCCTGCCCACTCCGAGGGCACCTCCCGGCCTAA